From one Bombus huntii isolate Logan2020A chromosome 17, iyBomHunt1.1, whole genome shotgun sequence genomic stretch:
- the LOC126875246 gene encoding arylsulfatase I-like isoform X1, which produces MSNSILNCIVSMSVIIASGCLFYFYVVLAKEEAQGQQRPNIIVIMADDLGWNDVSFHGADQIPTPNIDALAYNGVILQRHYVLPICTPSRTAFLTGRYPIRTGMQGYPLKAGEERAIPLNNTLLPEYLRKLGYATHLVGKWHVGYYSDYHTPAHRGFDTFLGYYSGYITYFKHTIEQNLHVGYDLHYDVAGNLSVKYSHEYMTDLITERAEDIIFNHNRSKPLYLQLSHVAAHSSDAKANMEVRDEEETNATLGYIEDFDRRKLAGVVTAMDESVGRVVQALRQTNMLENSIIVFMSDNGAQTVGLLNNYGSNYPLRGLKFTLFEGGVRGVACVYSPAIKNPSRISNQLIHVTDWLPTFYSAAGGNLEDLEENLDGVDQWATIVSEKKTRRKNVLLNIDEKQALSGALMGRYKLINGANVSYGDYYGDSGTSESYPEYNVSNVLHSAAGSALASVSNATFNSERIIDLRRAATVVCDNFTSYPRCLDRCLFDVYNDPCETTDVSREHPEVVDELNRFIAEYFAVLKTQTSGLVDPRSYPEHFNGTWMPWIKLPDDEIRLLNGR; this is translated from the exons ATGTCGAATTCTATCCTTAACTGCATAGTGTCAATGTCTGTGATTATTGCCTCAGGATGCTTGTTCTACTTCTACGTCGTACTGGCGAAAGAGGAAGCGCAGGGCCAGCAGCGGCCAAATATTATAGTTATCATGGCTGATGACCTT GGCTGGAACGACGTGAGTTTTCACGGTGCCGATCAAATACCTACGCCGAATATCGACGCCCTGGCATACAATGGCGTGATACTGCAACGACATTACGTTTTACCGATTTGTACACCGTCGAGGACAGCCTTTCTTACCGGGCGTTATCCTATTCGGACAG GAATGCAAGGCTACCCGCTGAAGGCAGGTGAAGAACGCGCGATACCTTTGAACAATACGCTCCTGCCAGAATACCTACGAAAATTGGGATACGCCACGCATCTTGTAGGAAAGTGGCACGTTGGCTATTATAGCGATTATCATACACCGGCCCATCGTGGTTTCGACACCTTCTTGGGATATTACAGTGGTTACATCACATACTTCAAACACACCATCGAGCAAAAC CTCCACGTTGGATATGATCTACATTACGACGTCGCAGGAAACTTATCCGTCAAGTACAGCCACGAATATATGACAGACCTTATAACGGAAAGGGCCGaagatataattttcaatcaCAATCGCAGCAAACCTCTGTACCTTCAGTTATCCCATGTTGCCGCTCATTCTAGCGACGCTAAGGCAAATATGGAAGTCCGCgatgaagaagaaacgaacGCCACGTTAGGCTATATCGAAGACTTTGACAGAAGGAAGTTGGCAG GCGTGGTTACCGCCATGGATGAATCTGTCGGTAGAGTTGTCCAGGCGTTGAGGCAGACTAACATGCTGGAAAACTCGATTATCGTTTTTATGTCTGATAACGGTGCACAGACTGTGGGTCTTTTGAACAATTATGGATCAAACTATCCTCTGCGTGGG CTGAAGTTCACGCTTTTCGAGGGCGGAGTTCGTGGAGTAGCGTGCGTTTACTCGCCAGCGATAAAAAATCCGTCCAGAATTTCAAACCAATTGATTCACGTGACCGATTGGCTACCAACATTTTACTCAGCTGCCGGCGGTAATTTGGAAGATCTGGAGGAAAATCTTGACGGTGTGGATCAATGGGCCACTATCGTTTCTGAAAAAAAGACCAGGCGTAAGAACGTATTATTGAACATCGACGAGAAGCAAGCTCTTTCTGGAGCTCTAATGGGAAGATACAAATTGATCAATG GAGCGAATGTTTCGTACGGCGATTACTACGGCGACAGCGGCACGAGTGAATCGTACCCAGAGTACAACGTATCCAACGTTTTGCATTCGGCAGCCGGTTCCGCTCTTGCCAGCGTTTCGAACGCGACGTTCAACAGCGAGCGTATAATCGACCTTCGACGAGCGGCCACGGTTGTTTGCGATAATTTTACAAGTTATCCTAGGTGTCTGGACAGATGCTTGTTCGACGTCTACAACGATCCTTGCGAAACTACGGACGTGTCGCGCGAACATCCGGAG GTTGTCGACGAGTTAAATCGCTTCATCGCTGAGTACTTCGCAGTTCTAAAGACTCAAACGTCCGGTCTAGTGGATCCACGTTCTTATCCCGAGCACTTCAATGGAACCTGGATGCCCTGGATAAAATTACCCGACGATGAAATTCGACTTCTTAACGGTCGATAA
- the LOC126875246 gene encoding arylsulfatase I-like isoform X2 produces the protein MSSFVRGMQGYPLKAGEERAIPLNNTLLPEYLRKLGYATHLVGKWHVGYYSDYHTPAHRGFDTFLGYYSGYITYFKHTIEQNLHVGYDLHYDVAGNLSVKYSHEYMTDLITERAEDIIFNHNRSKPLYLQLSHVAAHSSDAKANMEVRDEEETNATLGYIEDFDRRKLAGVVTAMDESVGRVVQALRQTNMLENSIIVFMSDNGAQTVGLLNNYGSNYPLRGLKFTLFEGGVRGVACVYSPAIKNPSRISNQLIHVTDWLPTFYSAAGGNLEDLEENLDGVDQWATIVSEKKTRRKNVLLNIDEKQALSGALMGRYKLINGANVSYGDYYGDSGTSESYPEYNVSNVLHSAAGSALASVSNATFNSERIIDLRRAATVVCDNFTSYPRCLDRCLFDVYNDPCETTDVSREHPEVVDELNRFIAEYFAVLKTQTSGLVDPRSYPEHFNGTWMPWIKLPDDEIRLLNGR, from the exons ATGTCGTCTTTTGTAAGAG GAATGCAAGGCTACCCGCTGAAGGCAGGTGAAGAACGCGCGATACCTTTGAACAATACGCTCCTGCCAGAATACCTACGAAAATTGGGATACGCCACGCATCTTGTAGGAAAGTGGCACGTTGGCTATTATAGCGATTATCATACACCGGCCCATCGTGGTTTCGACACCTTCTTGGGATATTACAGTGGTTACATCACATACTTCAAACACACCATCGAGCAAAAC CTCCACGTTGGATATGATCTACATTACGACGTCGCAGGAAACTTATCCGTCAAGTACAGCCACGAATATATGACAGACCTTATAACGGAAAGGGCCGaagatataattttcaatcaCAATCGCAGCAAACCTCTGTACCTTCAGTTATCCCATGTTGCCGCTCATTCTAGCGACGCTAAGGCAAATATGGAAGTCCGCgatgaagaagaaacgaacGCCACGTTAGGCTATATCGAAGACTTTGACAGAAGGAAGTTGGCAG GCGTGGTTACCGCCATGGATGAATCTGTCGGTAGAGTTGTCCAGGCGTTGAGGCAGACTAACATGCTGGAAAACTCGATTATCGTTTTTATGTCTGATAACGGTGCACAGACTGTGGGTCTTTTGAACAATTATGGATCAAACTATCCTCTGCGTGGG CTGAAGTTCACGCTTTTCGAGGGCGGAGTTCGTGGAGTAGCGTGCGTTTACTCGCCAGCGATAAAAAATCCGTCCAGAATTTCAAACCAATTGATTCACGTGACCGATTGGCTACCAACATTTTACTCAGCTGCCGGCGGTAATTTGGAAGATCTGGAGGAAAATCTTGACGGTGTGGATCAATGGGCCACTATCGTTTCTGAAAAAAAGACCAGGCGTAAGAACGTATTATTGAACATCGACGAGAAGCAAGCTCTTTCTGGAGCTCTAATGGGAAGATACAAATTGATCAATG GAGCGAATGTTTCGTACGGCGATTACTACGGCGACAGCGGCACGAGTGAATCGTACCCAGAGTACAACGTATCCAACGTTTTGCATTCGGCAGCCGGTTCCGCTCTTGCCAGCGTTTCGAACGCGACGTTCAACAGCGAGCGTATAATCGACCTTCGACGAGCGGCCACGGTTGTTTGCGATAATTTTACAAGTTATCCTAGGTGTCTGGACAGATGCTTGTTCGACGTCTACAACGATCCTTGCGAAACTACGGACGTGTCGCGCGAACATCCGGAG GTTGTCGACGAGTTAAATCGCTTCATCGCTGAGTACTTCGCAGTTCTAAAGACTCAAACGTCCGGTCTAGTGGATCCACGTTCTTATCCCGAGCACTTCAATGGAACCTGGATGCCCTGGATAAAATTACCCGACGATGAAATTCGACTTCTTAACGGTCGATAA
- the LOC126875246 gene encoding arylsulfatase I-like isoform X3 — protein MQGYPLKAGEERAIPLNNTLLPEYLRKLGYATHLVGKWHVGYYSDYHTPAHRGFDTFLGYYSGYITYFKHTIEQNLHVGYDLHYDVAGNLSVKYSHEYMTDLITERAEDIIFNHNRSKPLYLQLSHVAAHSSDAKANMEVRDEEETNATLGYIEDFDRRKLAGVVTAMDESVGRVVQALRQTNMLENSIIVFMSDNGAQTVGLLNNYGSNYPLRGLKFTLFEGGVRGVACVYSPAIKNPSRISNQLIHVTDWLPTFYSAAGGNLEDLEENLDGVDQWATIVSEKKTRRKNVLLNIDEKQALSGALMGRYKLINGANVSYGDYYGDSGTSESYPEYNVSNVLHSAAGSALASVSNATFNSERIIDLRRAATVVCDNFTSYPRCLDRCLFDVYNDPCETTDVSREHPEVVDELNRFIAEYFAVLKTQTSGLVDPRSYPEHFNGTWMPWIKLPDDEIRLLNGR, from the exons ATGCAAGGCTACCCGCTGAAGGCAGGTGAAGAACGCGCGATACCTTTGAACAATACGCTCCTGCCAGAATACCTACGAAAATTGGGATACGCCACGCATCTTGTAGGAAAGTGGCACGTTGGCTATTATAGCGATTATCATACACCGGCCCATCGTGGTTTCGACACCTTCTTGGGATATTACAGTGGTTACATCACATACTTCAAACACACCATCGAGCAAAAC CTCCACGTTGGATATGATCTACATTACGACGTCGCAGGAAACTTATCCGTCAAGTACAGCCACGAATATATGACAGACCTTATAACGGAAAGGGCCGaagatataattttcaatcaCAATCGCAGCAAACCTCTGTACCTTCAGTTATCCCATGTTGCCGCTCATTCTAGCGACGCTAAGGCAAATATGGAAGTCCGCgatgaagaagaaacgaacGCCACGTTAGGCTATATCGAAGACTTTGACAGAAGGAAGTTGGCAG GCGTGGTTACCGCCATGGATGAATCTGTCGGTAGAGTTGTCCAGGCGTTGAGGCAGACTAACATGCTGGAAAACTCGATTATCGTTTTTATGTCTGATAACGGTGCACAGACTGTGGGTCTTTTGAACAATTATGGATCAAACTATCCTCTGCGTGGG CTGAAGTTCACGCTTTTCGAGGGCGGAGTTCGTGGAGTAGCGTGCGTTTACTCGCCAGCGATAAAAAATCCGTCCAGAATTTCAAACCAATTGATTCACGTGACCGATTGGCTACCAACATTTTACTCAGCTGCCGGCGGTAATTTGGAAGATCTGGAGGAAAATCTTGACGGTGTGGATCAATGGGCCACTATCGTTTCTGAAAAAAAGACCAGGCGTAAGAACGTATTATTGAACATCGACGAGAAGCAAGCTCTTTCTGGAGCTCTAATGGGAAGATACAAATTGATCAATG GAGCGAATGTTTCGTACGGCGATTACTACGGCGACAGCGGCACGAGTGAATCGTACCCAGAGTACAACGTATCCAACGTTTTGCATTCGGCAGCCGGTTCCGCTCTTGCCAGCGTTTCGAACGCGACGTTCAACAGCGAGCGTATAATCGACCTTCGACGAGCGGCCACGGTTGTTTGCGATAATTTTACAAGTTATCCTAGGTGTCTGGACAGATGCTTGTTCGACGTCTACAACGATCCTTGCGAAACTACGGACGTGTCGCGCGAACATCCGGAG GTTGTCGACGAGTTAAATCGCTTCATCGCTGAGTACTTCGCAGTTCTAAAGACTCAAACGTCCGGTCTAGTGGATCCACGTTCTTATCCCGAGCACTTCAATGGAACCTGGATGCCCTGGATAAAATTACCCGACGATGAAATTCGACTTCTTAACGGTCGATAA
- the LOC126875245 gene encoding arylsulfatase B-like isoform X1, giving the protein MRRFSIIWISTSLLSLILFIDCAFGLYETSPHIIVFMADDLGWNDVSFHGSNQILTPNIDALGYNGIILNRHYVLPSSTPSRTAFFTGQYPIRIGMQGADIRGGEPRGLPLEVKILPEYLRDLGYTTKLIGKWHMGYYTPQYTPLHRGFDTFLGFYNSYISYYDYSYSNQNMSGYDMHRGDDPAYGMNREYATDMFTREAINIIENHELNRPLYLQLSHLAVHAPLEQPTNVYNDREPIHIREPNRRKYAKMVSKLDESVGRIFHALGEKGMLKDSLILFLTDNGAASVGRYRNYGSNYPLRGTKYTLYEGGVRGVAALWSSRLQKAARVSNELVHITDWLPTLYSAAGGDPNDLSNIDGIDQWRLLSEGRGRGGGRDKILLNIDEVLKTEGAIYSRFKLLRGTNENSYYDGYYGDSGKTLETLPTYTDIVMKSTVSESLTYHLGGPVTQPSTMVRLRQDATVQCNANFTYYRRQMLTPCNVTECLFDIVNDPCETRNIAKTYVRIARDLNYDLEQYSHSLKKQMKKPIDWSADPRNRNDTWGPWVKSGDALCNAAAVLGNLVYYIHISVILVSILLSNFI; this is encoded by the exons ATGCGTCGGTTTTCCATCATTTGGATAAGTACGTCTTTGCTGTCCCTAATATTGTTCATCGATTGTGCATTCGGCCTGTATGAAACGTCGCCTCATATTATTGTGTTTATGGCTGACGATTTG GGGTGGAATGACGTTAGTTTTCATGGATCGAATCAGATACTAACTCCTAACATCGATGCACTCGGGTACAATGGGATTATACTAAACAGACACTATGTACTACCGTCAAGCACGCCATCCAGGACAGCTTTTTTCACTGGACAGTATCCAATCCGTATCG GGATGCAAGGAGCTGACATTCGCGGTGGCGAACCACGTGGCCTGCCACTCGAAGTCAAAATTTTACCAGAGTATTTACGAGACTTAGGATATACCACGAAATTAATTGGAAAATGGCATATGGGTTACTATACACCTCAGTACACGCCATTGCATAGAGGCTTCGATACGTTCCTCGGTTTTTACAACAGCTATATTTCTTACTACGATTATAGCTATTCGAATCAG AACATGAGCGGATACGATATGCATCGCGGGGACGATCCAGCTTACGGGATGAATCGCGAATACGCGACAGACATGTTCACCCGTGAAGCGATCAACATCATCGAGAATCACGAACTTAATAGGCCTCTTTATCTCCAGTTATCGCATCTTGCTGTTCACGCACCTTTAGAACAACCAACGAACGTGTACAACGATAGAGAGCCTATACACATTCGCGAGCCGAATCGTCGCAAATACGCTA AAATGGTGTCGAAGTTGGACGAGTCGGTTGGGCGCATATTTCACGCGCTAGGCGAGAAAGGAATGTTGAAGGACTCCTTGATTCTGTTTCTAACCGATAACGGAGCAGCTTCGGTCGGTAGATACAGGAACTACGGCTCCAACTATCCCTTAAGAGGG ACAAAATACACGTTATACGAAGGAGGCGTAAGAGGAGTCGCGGCATTGTGGTCGTCCAGGCTGCAGAAAGCAGCCCGCGTATCCAATGAATTGGTACACATAACGGATTGGTTGCCAACATTATACTCTGCAGCTGGTGGAGATCCGAACGATCTAAGCAACATCGACGGAATCGATCAATGGCGTCTACTTAGTGAAGGACGTGGACGTGGAGGTGGCAGAGATAAAATTTTGTTGAATATCGACGAAGTTTTAAAAACTGAGGGAGCGATCTATAGTCGATTTAAATTGTTGAGGG GTACCAACGAAAATAGTTATTACGACGGATACTATGGCGACTCTGGAAAGACGTTAGAGACGCTACCTACGTACACGGATATCGTGATGAAAAGTACCGTTTCTGAGAGTCTCACTTATCATTTGGGTGGTCCGGTGACACAACCGAGTACAATGGTACGATTACGGCAAGATGCAACGGTTCAGTGTAATGCAAATTTCACGTATTACCGCAGACAGATGCTCACGCCTTGCAACGTCACGGAATGTTTATTCGACATAGTGAACGATCCATGCGAAACAAGGAACATCGCGAAAACGTATGTCAGG ATCGCCAGAGACTTGAACTATGATCTGGAACAGTATAGCCACAGTTTGAAGAAGCAAATGAAAAAACCGATCGATTGGTCGGCAGATCCGAGAAATAGAAACGATACGTGGGGACCGTGGGTGAAATCAGGGGATGCGCTGTGCAACGCTGCAGCTGTACTTGGCAACTTAGTCTACTACATCCACATATCGGTGATTTTGGTTTCGATATTACTGAGCAATTTTATATGA
- the LOC126875245 gene encoding arylsulfatase B-like isoform X2 has translation MRRFSIIWISTSLLSLILFIDCAFGLYETSPHIIVFMADDLGWNDVSFHGSNQILTPNIDALGYNGIILNRHYVLPSSTPSRTAFFTGQYPIRIGMQGADIRGGEPRGLPLEVKILPEYLRDLGYTTKLIGKWHMGYYTPQYTPLHRGFDTFLGFYNSYISYYDYSYSNQNMSGYDMHRGDDPAYGMNREYATDMFTREAINIIENHELNRPLYLQLSHLAVHAPLEQPTNVYNDREPIHIREPNRRKYAKMVSKLDESVGRIFHALGEKGMLKDSLILFLTDNGAASVGRYRNYGSNYPLRGTKYTLYEGGVRGVAALWSSRLQKAARVSNELVHITDWLPTLYSAAGGDPNDLSNIDGIDQWRLLSEGRGRGGGRDKILLNIDEVLKTEGAIYSRFKLLRGTNENSYYDGYYGDSGKTLETLPTYTDIVMKSTVSESLTYHLGGPVTQPSTMTDAHALQRHGMFIRHSERSMRNKEHRENVCQDRQRLEL, from the exons ATGCGTCGGTTTTCCATCATTTGGATAAGTACGTCTTTGCTGTCCCTAATATTGTTCATCGATTGTGCATTCGGCCTGTATGAAACGTCGCCTCATATTATTGTGTTTATGGCTGACGATTTG GGGTGGAATGACGTTAGTTTTCATGGATCGAATCAGATACTAACTCCTAACATCGATGCACTCGGGTACAATGGGATTATACTAAACAGACACTATGTACTACCGTCAAGCACGCCATCCAGGACAGCTTTTTTCACTGGACAGTATCCAATCCGTATCG GGATGCAAGGAGCTGACATTCGCGGTGGCGAACCACGTGGCCTGCCACTCGAAGTCAAAATTTTACCAGAGTATTTACGAGACTTAGGATATACCACGAAATTAATTGGAAAATGGCATATGGGTTACTATACACCTCAGTACACGCCATTGCATAGAGGCTTCGATACGTTCCTCGGTTTTTACAACAGCTATATTTCTTACTACGATTATAGCTATTCGAATCAG AACATGAGCGGATACGATATGCATCGCGGGGACGATCCAGCTTACGGGATGAATCGCGAATACGCGACAGACATGTTCACCCGTGAAGCGATCAACATCATCGAGAATCACGAACTTAATAGGCCTCTTTATCTCCAGTTATCGCATCTTGCTGTTCACGCACCTTTAGAACAACCAACGAACGTGTACAACGATAGAGAGCCTATACACATTCGCGAGCCGAATCGTCGCAAATACGCTA AAATGGTGTCGAAGTTGGACGAGTCGGTTGGGCGCATATTTCACGCGCTAGGCGAGAAAGGAATGTTGAAGGACTCCTTGATTCTGTTTCTAACCGATAACGGAGCAGCTTCGGTCGGTAGATACAGGAACTACGGCTCCAACTATCCCTTAAGAGGG ACAAAATACACGTTATACGAAGGAGGCGTAAGAGGAGTCGCGGCATTGTGGTCGTCCAGGCTGCAGAAAGCAGCCCGCGTATCCAATGAATTGGTACACATAACGGATTGGTTGCCAACATTATACTCTGCAGCTGGTGGAGATCCGAACGATCTAAGCAACATCGACGGAATCGATCAATGGCGTCTACTTAGTGAAGGACGTGGACGTGGAGGTGGCAGAGATAAAATTTTGTTGAATATCGACGAAGTTTTAAAAACTGAGGGAGCGATCTATAGTCGATTTAAATTGTTGAGGG GTACCAACGAAAATAGTTATTACGACGGATACTATGGCGACTCTGGAAAGACGTTAGAGACGCTACCTACGTACACGGATATCGTGATGAAAAGTACCGTTTCTGAGAGTCTCACTTATCATTTGGGTGGTCCGGTGACACAACCGAGTACAATG ACAGATGCTCACGCCTTGCAACGTCACGGAATGTTTATTCGACATAGTGAACGATCCATGCGAAACAAGGAACATCGCGAAAACGTATGTCAGG ATCGCCAGAGACTTGAACTATGA
- the LOC126875249 gene encoding isopentenyl-diphosphate Delta-isomerase 1 translates to MAQVARTLRTAIRSLTSPMRSFGSAQPLQEAALEERCILVDESDKPLGNATKRDCHIVNSDGQVLLHRAFSVFLFNGKGELLLQKRSPNKITFPNRYTNTCCSHPLFEIPEETEEREALGIRRAARRRLNFELGIPLSEILLSDFFYLTRIHYQDVEGIWGEHEIDYVLFIQKDNVTLDPNPDEISEIRWVSKSEIKDIEKNLNPLSPWFKLILKHKLSSWWDNLHSLEKIQDHKTIQRFL, encoded by the exons ATGGCTCAAGTGGCTAGAACATTGCGTACTGCTATACGAAGTTTAACATCACCAATGAGGAGTTTCGGTAGTGCCCAACCTTTGCAGGAAGCTGCTTTAGAGGAACGTTGTATTCTTGTTGATGAGTCGGACAAGCCTCTTGGTAATGCCACAAAAAGAGACTGTCACATTGTTAATTCTGATGGACAAGTTTTACTTCATAGAGCATTTAGTGTCTTTTTATTCAATGGTAAAGGAGAACTATTACTTCAAAAAAGGTCTCCCAATAAG atAACATTCCCAAACCGTTATACAAATACATGCTGTAGTCATCCATTATTTGAAATTCCCGAAGAAACTGAAGAACGTGAGGCACTAGGAATTCGTAGAGCAGCAAGAAGAAGACTGAATTTTGAGTTAGGAATTCCTTTGTCAGAAATTTTGCTATCAGATTTTTTCTACTTAACAAGAATTCATTATCAAGATGTGGAAGGTATATGGGGTGAACATGAAATAGATTATGtgttatttatacaaaaagaTAATGTAACATTGGATCCAAATCCAGATGAAATCAGTGAAATTCGTTGGGTATCAAAATCAGAAATCAAAGATATTGAGAAAAATCTTAATCCATTGAGTCCCTGGTTTAAATTAATTCTTAAGCATAAATTGTCATCGTGGTGGGATAATCTACATTCATTAGAAAAAATACAAGATCATAAAACAATACaaagatttttataa
- the LOC126875247 gene encoding serine/threonine-protein phosphatase 5, translating to MSENAEITGVISPEDAAKAEKFKEEANEYFKNQDYDKAIEFYTKAIEVNPTVAVYYGNRSFAYLKTECFGYALTDASKAIDLDKNYVKGYYRRAAAHMSLGKFKLALKDYKTVTKARPNDKDAKIKYTECSKTLKMLAFEKAISVEENKKNIADMINLEAMAIEDEYTGPKLEDEKVTLQFMQDLLVWYKEQNKLHRKYAYKILLDIKAWFMAQPSLVDVTIPEDSKFTICGDIHGQFYDLLNIFELNGLPSETNPYLFNGDFVDRGSFSVECIFTLFGFKLLYPNHFFMSRGNHESATMNQMYGFDGEVKTKYSAQMAELFTEVYNWLPLAHCLNNRILVMHGGLFSRDDVTLKEIREIDRNRQPPEEGLMCELLWSDPQPQAGRAPSKRGVGVQFGPDVTQNFLAMNNLDYIIRSHEVKNDGYEVGHFGKCITVFSAPNYCDTMGNRGAFITLNGKDMEPHFTSYEAVAHPNIRPMAYANSLLKFMC from the exons ATGAGTGAGAACGCAGAAATTACGGGAGTAATATCGCCAGAAGATGCGGCCAAAgcggaaaaatttaaagaagaagcaaatgaatattttaaaa atcaAGACTATGACAAAGCCATAGAATTCTATACTAAAGCTATAGAAGTAAATCCTACAGTGGCAGTTTATTATGGAAATAGAAGTTTTGCTTATCTAAAAACAGAATGTTTTGGATATGCACTTACAGATGCATCAAAAGCTATTGATTTAGATAAAAATTACGTGAAGGGATATTATCGTAGAGCTGCAGCTCATATGTCACTTGGCAAGTTCAAACTAGCTCTTAAGGATTATAAAACTGTTACTAAAGCAAGACCAAATGATAAAGATGCAAAGATTAAATACACAGAATGTtctaaaacattaaaaatgttaGCCTTTGAAAAAGCAATCTCagtggaagaaaataaaaaaaatatagcaGATATGATTAATTTAGAAGCAATGG CTATCGAAGATGAATATACCGGGCCTAAACTTGAAGATGAAAAAGTTACGTTGCAATTTATGCAAGATTTATTAGTATGGTATAAGgaacaaaataaattacacCGTAAATATGcttataaaattcttttagaTATAAAAGCATGGTTTATGGCACAACCAAGCTTAGTTGACGTTACAATTCCTGAAGATAGTAAATTTACTATCTGTGGAGATATACATGGACAATTCTATGATTTACttaatatatttgaattaaATGGATTACCATCAGAAACTAATCCATAT TTATTCAATGGAGATTTTGTAGATAGAGGCTCCTTCTCCGTAGAATGTATATTTACCCTATTTggatttaaattattatatccaAACCACTTTTTTATGTCTAGAG GTAACCATGAATCTGCTACAATGAATCAAATGTATGGATTTGATGGTGAggttaaaacaaaatattctgCTCAAATGGCCGAGTTATTTACAGAGGTTTACAATTGGCTCCCTCTTGCCCATTGTCTTAATAATAGAATACTT GTAATGCATGGTGGTCTATTTTCAAGAGACGACGTTACGTTAAAAGAAATTCGAGAAATTGATAGGAATAGACAACCACCAGAAGAAGGGCTAATGTGCGAATTATTATGGTCAGATCCACAACCACAAGCTGGAAGAGCACCCAGTAAAAGAGGAGTTGGTGTACAGTTTGGCCCTGATGTTACACAAAATTTCCTTGCCATGAACAATCTTGATTACATTATAAGAAGTCACGAAGTGAAAAATGATGGATATGAAGTTGGTCACTTTGGAAAATGTATTACTGTATTTTCTGCTCCAAATTATTG tGATACTATGGGTAACAGGGGCGCTTTTATCACACTTAATGGTAAAGATATGGAACCCCATTTCACATCATACGAGGCAGTG GCTCATCCAAATATAAGGCCAATGGCATATGCTAATTCTCTACTAAAATTCATGTGCTAG
- the LOC126875250 gene encoding cancer-related nucleoside-triphosphatase homolog, which yields MDTGAALRVSRVLLTGPPGIGKTTLCKKLALMMEEQSCKFDGFYTEEVRGQSGSRIGFDVVLMKNRDEKSTLARIENVINQSQHSKYKVGNYHVFLNDFEATALPVFDSNADILIIDEIGKMELFSQRFHDKIVKLFFGTSKIPFVIATIPQMHKVPQRHLSLFQKLHADKRCKIITVNRQNRDNLPGEIFPLISQGTQVSFF from the exons ATGGATACCGGCGCCGCATTGCGTGTCTCACGCGTACTTCTCACTGGCCCTCCTG GTATAGGAAAAACTACGTTATGTAAAAAGTTAGCTTTGATGATGGAGGAACAAAGTTGTAAGTTTGATGGATTTTATACTGAAGAAGTTCGAGGTCAAAGTGGTAGCAGGATTGGATTTGATGTTGTGCTAATGAAAAACCGTGACGAAAAATCAACATTGGCACGAATTGA AAATGTGATAAACCAGTCGCAGCACTCTAAATATAAAGTGGGGAATTATCATGTGTTTCTTAATGATTTTGAAGCAACAGCATTGCCTGTCTTTGATTCAAATGCA GACATATTAATCATAGatgaaattggaaaaatgGAATTGTTTAGTCAAAGATTTCATGATAAAATAGTGAAGTTATTTTTTGGAACTTCAAAAATACCTTTTGTAATTGCGACGATACCTCAAATGCATAAAGTACCGCAACGGCATTTATCATTGTTCCAAAAGCTTCATGCAGATAAaagatgtaaaattataaCTGTGAATCGTCAAAATCGAGATAATTTACCAGGAGAAATTTTTCCGCTCATTTCACAAGGTACAcaagtttcctttttttaa